In a genomic window of Lathamus discolor isolate bLatDis1 chromosome 4, bLatDis1.hap1, whole genome shotgun sequence:
- the TIPRL gene encoding TIP41-like protein isoform X1, producing the protein MHPVFQSSRRDFTFGPWKLSAARTHIMKSAQAERLADELHMPSLPEMMFGDNILRIQHDHGFGIEFNATDALKCVNNCQGMIKVACAEEWQESRSEPEHTKEVVKPYDWTYTTDYKGTLLGDTATLKVVPTTEHINTEKLKAREQIMFFEEVLLFEDELHDHGVSSLSVKIRVMPSSFFVLLRFFLRVDGVLIRMNDTRLYHEADKAYMLREYTSRESKISSLKGRCAFVNAQITRQDTGHVPPSLFTEPNEISQYLPIKETICEKLEFPEKMEPKPEASLETTCVKSK; encoded by the exons ATGCATCCCGTTTTCCAGAGCAGCCGGCGTGACTTCACCTTCGGGCCGTGGAAGCTGAGCGCCGCCCGGACGCACATCATGAAGTCGGCGCAGGCCGAGAG actAGCTGATGAATTACACATGCCCTCCCTGCCAGAGATGATGTTTGGAGACAATATCCTAAGGATACAGCACGATCATGGTTTTGGAATTGAGTTCAATGCAACAGATGCTTTAAAATGTGTCAATAATTGTCAAGGTATGATCAAAGTGGCTTGTGCAGAGGAGTGGCAAGAGAGCAG GAGTGAGCCTGAGCACACTAAGGAAGTTGTCAAGCCATATGATTGGACTTACACAACAGACTACAAAGGAACACTGCTGGGAGATACTGCAACATTAAAG gTTGTTCCTACAACAGAACAcataaatacagagaaattgaAAGCCCGGGAACAAATTATGTTTTTTGAAGAAGTACTTCTCTTTGAAGATGAACTTCATGATCATGGAGTGTCAAGTTTGAGTGTAAAAATA agAGTTATGCCTTCCAGCTTTTTTGTCCTGTTGCGGTTTTTCTTGCGAGTTGATGGGGTACTTATCAGGATGAATGATACAAGGCTTTATCATGAG gctGACAAGGCGTACATGTTGCGAGAATATACCTccagagaaagcaaaatatcAAGTTTAAAG GGCAGATGTGCATTTGTAAATGCTCAGATCACAAGACAAGATACAGGA CATGTGCCACCTTCCCTGTTCACGGAACCTAATGAGATCTCTCAGTATCTACCTATAAAGGAGACAATCTGTGAAAAACTAGAATTCCCAGAGAAGATGGAGCCTAAACCAGAAGCATCACTGGAAACCACGTGTGTTAAGTCTAAATAA
- the TIPRL gene encoding TIP41-like protein isoform X2, producing MHPVFQSSRRDFTFGPWKLSAARTHIMKSAQAERLADELHMPSLPEMMFGDNILRIQHDHGFGIEFNATDALKCVNNCQGMIKVACAEEWQESRSEPEHTKEVVKPYDWTYTTDYKGTLLGDTATLKVVPTTEHINTEKLKAREQIMFFEEVLLFEDELHDHGVSSLSVKIRVMPSSFFVLLRFFLRVDGVLIRMNDTRLYHEADKAYMLREYTSRESKISSLKHVPPSLFTEPNEISQYLPIKETICEKLEFPEKMEPKPEASLETTCVKSK from the exons ATGCATCCCGTTTTCCAGAGCAGCCGGCGTGACTTCACCTTCGGGCCGTGGAAGCTGAGCGCCGCCCGGACGCACATCATGAAGTCGGCGCAGGCCGAGAG actAGCTGATGAATTACACATGCCCTCCCTGCCAGAGATGATGTTTGGAGACAATATCCTAAGGATACAGCACGATCATGGTTTTGGAATTGAGTTCAATGCAACAGATGCTTTAAAATGTGTCAATAATTGTCAAGGTATGATCAAAGTGGCTTGTGCAGAGGAGTGGCAAGAGAGCAG GAGTGAGCCTGAGCACACTAAGGAAGTTGTCAAGCCATATGATTGGACTTACACAACAGACTACAAAGGAACACTGCTGGGAGATACTGCAACATTAAAG gTTGTTCCTACAACAGAACAcataaatacagagaaattgaAAGCCCGGGAACAAATTATGTTTTTTGAAGAAGTACTTCTCTTTGAAGATGAACTTCATGATCATGGAGTGTCAAGTTTGAGTGTAAAAATA agAGTTATGCCTTCCAGCTTTTTTGTCCTGTTGCGGTTTTTCTTGCGAGTTGATGGGGTACTTATCAGGATGAATGATACAAGGCTTTATCATGAG gctGACAAGGCGTACATGTTGCGAGAATATACCTccagagaaagcaaaatatcAAGTTTAAAG CATGTGCCACCTTCCCTGTTCACGGAACCTAATGAGATCTCTCAGTATCTACCTATAAAGGAGACAATCTGTGAAAAACTAGAATTCCCAGAGAAGATGGAGCCTAAACCAGAAGCATCACTGGAAACCACGTGTGTTAAGTCTAAATAA
- the TIPRL gene encoding TIP41-like protein isoform X3 — protein MPSLPEMMFGDNILRIQHDHGFGIEFNATDALKCVNNCQGMIKVACAEEWQESRSEPEHTKEVVKPYDWTYTTDYKGTLLGDTATLKVVPTTEHINTEKLKAREQIMFFEEVLLFEDELHDHGVSSLSVKIRVMPSSFFVLLRFFLRVDGVLIRMNDTRLYHEADKAYMLREYTSRESKISSLKGRCAFVNAQITRQDTGHVPPSLFTEPNEISQYLPIKETICEKLEFPEKMEPKPEASLETTCVKSK, from the exons ATGCCCTCCCTGCCAGAGATGATGTTTGGAGACAATATCCTAAGGATACAGCACGATCATGGTTTTGGAATTGAGTTCAATGCAACAGATGCTTTAAAATGTGTCAATAATTGTCAAGGTATGATCAAAGTGGCTTGTGCAGAGGAGTGGCAAGAGAGCAG GAGTGAGCCTGAGCACACTAAGGAAGTTGTCAAGCCATATGATTGGACTTACACAACAGACTACAAAGGAACACTGCTGGGAGATACTGCAACATTAAAG gTTGTTCCTACAACAGAACAcataaatacagagaaattgaAAGCCCGGGAACAAATTATGTTTTTTGAAGAAGTACTTCTCTTTGAAGATGAACTTCATGATCATGGAGTGTCAAGTTTGAGTGTAAAAATA agAGTTATGCCTTCCAGCTTTTTTGTCCTGTTGCGGTTTTTCTTGCGAGTTGATGGGGTACTTATCAGGATGAATGATACAAGGCTTTATCATGAG gctGACAAGGCGTACATGTTGCGAGAATATACCTccagagaaagcaaaatatcAAGTTTAAAG GGCAGATGTGCATTTGTAAATGCTCAGATCACAAGACAAGATACAGGA CATGTGCCACCTTCCCTGTTCACGGAACCTAATGAGATCTCTCAGTATCTACCTATAAAGGAGACAATCTGTGAAAAACTAGAATTCCCAGAGAAGATGGAGCCTAAACCAGAAGCATCACTGGAAACCACGTGTGTTAAGTCTAAATAA